In a genomic window of Thermosynechococcus sp. CL-1:
- the rpoB gene encoding DNA-directed RNA polymerase subunit beta, whose amino-acid sequence MASNQIYTPPAFTLPDLVEIQRASFRWFLEEGLIEELESFSPITDYTGKIELHFLAKDYRLKEPKYSVDEAKRRDATYSMQMYVPTRLINKENGNIIDQDVFIGDLPLMTDRGTFIINGAERVIVNQIVRSPGVYYKSETDKNGRRTYNASLIPNRGAWLKFETDKNDLLWVRIDKTRKLSAHVLLKALGLTDSEILERLRHPEYYQKTVEKEGKFSEEDALIELYKKLRPGEPPTVSGGQQLLESRFFDPKRYDLGRVGRYKLNRKLQLNIPDSVRILTPEDILAAIDYLINLEFDLGTIDDIDHLGNRRVRSVGELLQNQVRVGLNRLERIIRERMTVSDTDSLTPTSLVNPKPLVAAIKEFFGSSQLSQFMDQTNPLAELTHKRRLSALGPGGLTRERAGFAVRDIHPSHYGRICPIETPEGPNAGLIGSLATHARVNEYGFIETPFYPVENGRVLKDRPPVYMTADEEDDKRVAPGDVPTDENGYILGDVVPVRYRQDFTTTTPDQVDYVAVSPVQIISVATSLIPFLEHDDANRALMGSNMQRQAVPLLRPHRPLVGTGLEAQAARDSGMVILSQTNGVVTYVDANQIRVKTDNGPEMTYTLQKYQRSNQDTCLNQRPIVFVGDRVQAGQVIADGSATEGGELALGQNILVAYMPWEGYNYEDAILISERLVQEDVYTSIHIEKYEIEARQTKLGPEEITREVPNVSEDALRQLDENGIIRIGAFVEAGDILVGKVTPKGESDQPPEEKLLRAIFGEKARDVRDNSLRVPNGEKGRVVDVRVFTREQGDELPPGANMVVRVYVAQKRKIQVGDKMAGRHGNKGIISRILPVEDMPFLPDGRPVDIVLNPLGVPSRMNVGQVYECLLGWAGECLGRRFKITPFDEMHGKEKSRETVHAKLQEAKEVTGQDWVFNPEDPGKMVVYDGRTGEPFDRPVTVGMAYMLKLVHLVDDKIHARSTGPYSLVTQQPLGGKAQQGGQRFGEMEVWALEAYGAAYILQELLTVKSDDMQGRNEALNAIVKGQSIPRPGTPESFKVLMRELQSLCLDISVRKASIPSFDDDGEMKPDPEVDLMVDVSPRRTPARPTIDYSALDDTDDKEGATTF is encoded by the coding sequence ATGGCTAGTAATCAGATTTACACGCCACCCGCTTTTACCTTGCCAGACCTTGTCGAGATTCAGCGGGCCAGCTTCCGATGGTTTCTGGAAGAAGGACTCATTGAAGAGCTAGAGAGTTTCTCCCCCATTACTGATTATACCGGCAAAATTGAGTTGCACTTTTTGGCCAAGGACTACCGACTCAAGGAGCCGAAGTATAGCGTCGATGAGGCCAAGCGGCGGGATGCCACCTACTCAATGCAAATGTATGTCCCGACTCGCCTCATTAACAAAGAAAACGGCAATATCATTGACCAAGATGTGTTCATCGGCGATCTGCCCCTGATGACCGATCGCGGGACATTTATTATCAATGGTGCAGAGCGCGTCATTGTCAACCAGATTGTCCGCAGTCCCGGCGTTTACTACAAATCAGAAACCGACAAGAATGGTCGCCGTACCTACAATGCCAGCCTGATTCCCAACCGGGGCGCTTGGCTGAAATTTGAAACCGATAAAAACGATCTGCTCTGGGTACGCATTGACAAAACCCGTAAGCTCTCAGCGCACGTTCTCCTCAAGGCCTTGGGGTTAACCGATAGCGAAATTCTAGAGCGGCTGCGTCACCCCGAGTACTACCAAAAAACTGTTGAAAAAGAAGGCAAATTCTCCGAAGAAGACGCCCTTATTGAACTGTACAAAAAACTGCGGCCAGGGGAGCCGCCCACGGTTTCAGGGGGACAACAGCTTCTGGAGTCGCGCTTCTTTGATCCCAAACGCTACGACCTTGGCCGGGTAGGTCGCTATAAGCTCAACCGCAAGTTGCAGTTGAATATTCCCGACTCGGTGCGCATCCTCACCCCAGAAGATATTCTTGCGGCCATTGATTATCTAATTAACCTCGAGTTTGATCTGGGCACGATTGATGACATTGACCACTTGGGCAACCGCCGCGTCCGTTCTGTGGGTGAATTGCTGCAAAACCAAGTGCGCGTTGGCCTCAATCGCCTAGAGCGCATCATTCGCGAGCGGATGACGGTGTCTGACACGGATTCTTTGACGCCCACTTCGCTGGTCAACCCGAAGCCCTTGGTGGCGGCCATCAAGGAATTCTTTGGTTCTAGCCAGCTTTCCCAATTCATGGATCAGACCAACCCCCTCGCGGAACTCACCCACAAACGGCGCTTGAGTGCCCTAGGCCCCGGCGGTCTCACTCGGGAGCGGGCGGGCTTTGCGGTGCGGGATATTCACCCGAGTCACTATGGTCGCATTTGCCCCATTGAAACTCCTGAAGGTCCCAACGCTGGGTTGATTGGTTCCTTGGCCACCCATGCCCGCGTCAACGAATATGGCTTTATTGAGACGCCTTTCTATCCAGTGGAAAATGGTCGGGTGCTGAAGGATCGCCCTCCCGTTTACATGACCGCTGACGAAGAGGATGATAAGCGGGTGGCGCCGGGGGACGTGCCCACCGATGAAAACGGCTACATCCTTGGGGATGTGGTGCCTGTACGCTATCGTCAAGATTTCACCACCACCACCCCCGATCAGGTGGACTACGTAGCAGTTTCGCCAGTACAGATTATCTCTGTGGCCACCTCGCTGATTCCCTTTCTAGAGCACGATGACGCCAACCGTGCCCTCATGGGATCCAACATGCAGCGGCAGGCAGTCCCCCTGTTGCGACCGCACCGTCCCTTAGTGGGTACCGGTCTAGAGGCTCAGGCAGCACGGGACTCTGGGATGGTGATTCTCAGCCAGACCAATGGTGTGGTCACCTATGTGGATGCCAATCAAATTCGCGTCAAAACCGATAACGGCCCTGAGATGACCTACACGCTGCAAAAGTACCAGCGCTCCAACCAAGATACCTGCTTGAATCAACGACCGATTGTCTTTGTCGGCGATCGCGTGCAGGCAGGACAGGTGATTGCTGATGGCTCCGCCACTGAGGGGGGCGAACTAGCCCTTGGCCAAAACATCCTTGTGGCCTATATGCCTTGGGAAGGCTACAACTACGAAGACGCCATCCTGATCAGCGAACGGCTAGTTCAAGAGGATGTCTATACCTCCATCCACATTGAGAAGTACGAGATCGAGGCGCGGCAAACCAAACTAGGTCCTGAGGAAATTACCCGCGAAGTGCCCAACGTCTCTGAAGATGCCCTGCGGCAGTTGGATGAAAACGGCATTATCCGCATCGGTGCCTTTGTAGAAGCAGGCGATATTCTCGTCGGTAAAGTCACCCCCAAAGGGGAATCGGATCAGCCCCCCGAAGAAAAACTCCTGCGTGCCATCTTTGGTGAAAAAGCGCGGGATGTGCGGGATAACTCCCTGCGGGTGCCCAATGGTGAAAAAGGGCGCGTTGTCGATGTGCGCGTCTTTACCCGTGAGCAGGGAGATGAACTACCCCCCGGTGCCAATATGGTGGTGCGGGTCTATGTGGCCCAGAAGCGCAAAATTCAGGTGGGGGACAAAATGGCTGGCCGCCACGGCAACAAGGGGATTATTTCCCGCATTCTCCCTGTGGAGGATATGCCTTTCCTACCCGATGGTCGCCCCGTGGATATTGTCCTCAATCCCTTGGGGGTGCCTTCACGGATGAATGTGGGGCAAGTCTATGAGTGTTTGCTGGGCTGGGCTGGGGAGTGCCTTGGTCGTCGGTTCAAAATTACTCCCTTTGATGAAATGCACGGCAAGGAAAAATCCCGCGAAACCGTCCATGCCAAGCTACAAGAGGCCAAAGAAGTCACGGGTCAAGATTGGGTCTTTAATCCTGAGGATCCGGGCAAAATGGTCGTCTATGATGGCCGCACCGGTGAACCCTTTGACCGGCCCGTGACGGTGGGGATGGCCTATATGCTGAAGCTCGTGCACTTGGTGGACGATAAGATCCACGCCCGCTCCACAGGGCCTTACTCTTTGGTTACTCAACAGCCCCTCGGTGGTAAAGCCCAGCAAGGGGGTCAGCGCTTTGGCGAGATGGAGGTGTGGGCATTGGAGGCCTATGGTGCCGCCTATATTCTCCAAGAGTTGCTGACGGTCAAGTCCGATGATATGCAAGGACGCAATGAAGCCCTCAATGCCATTGTTAAAGGGCAATCCATTCCACGACCGGGCACGCCAGAGTCCTTCAAGGTGCTGATGCGGGAGCTGCAATCCCTGTGCTTGGATATTTCCGTGCGCAAGGCCAGTATTCCCAGCTTTGATGACGATGGCGAAATGAAACCTGACCCCGAGGTGGATTTGATGGTGGATGTCAGCCCTCGCCGTACCCCGGCACGACCCACAATTGACTACAGTGCCCTCGACGACACGGACGACAAAGAAGGGGCAACGACATTCTAA
- a CDS encoding Uma2 family endonuclease: MFAAPQGTVPMLESGDRLSREAFERLYAQCPHIKKAELINGVVYVASPVRVNSHSRPHSLVMGWLMAFEVATANVMVLANATVRLDAQTVVQPDALLRLVNGTSHISEDDYLEGAPELIVEIASSSAAYDLHDKLEVYCRCGVQEYLVWVVPEQDFHWYLKEGTSYRRQAPDDHGIFRSGHFSGLWLHWPALRDGHLTLVLETLHTGLKLQQPP, encoded by the coding sequence ATGTTTGCAGCTCCGCAGGGGACAGTGCCAATGTTGGAGAGTGGCGATCGCCTCAGTCGCGAGGCCTTTGAGCGCCTGTATGCCCAATGTCCTCATATTAAAAAAGCTGAACTCATTAACGGAGTCGTGTACGTGGCCTCCCCTGTGCGGGTGAATTCCCACAGCCGTCCCCACAGTCTCGTCATGGGCTGGTTGATGGCCTTTGAAGTGGCAACAGCCAACGTCATGGTGCTCGCTAATGCCACCGTCCGCTTAGATGCCCAAACAGTGGTGCAACCCGATGCCCTGCTGCGCCTTGTCAATGGCACCTCCCATATCAGCGAGGATGATTATCTTGAAGGGGCGCCTGAACTCATTGTCGAAATTGCCAGTAGCAGTGCCGCCTACGATCTCCACGACAAACTAGAGGTTTATTGTCGCTGTGGGGTTCAGGAATACTTGGTCTGGGTGGTACCGGAGCAGGATTTTCATTGGTATCTCAAGGAAGGAACAAGCTACCGCCGTCAAGCACCCGATGACCACGGCATTTTTCGCAGTGGGCACTTCTCTGGATTGTGGCTCCACTGGCCAGCCCTGAGAGACGGTCATTTAACGCTTGTTTTGGAAACCCTGCACACAGGATTGAAGTTGCAGCAACCCCCATAA
- a CDS encoding pseudouridine synthase, with translation MNHRYILLYKPYRVLCQFQDQEGRSTLKDYVPIPDIYPAGRLDYDSEGLVLLTNDGWLQHCLTDPRYGHPRTYWVQVEGEPNPAALTELAEGVVVQGYRTRPAVVQVLEQEPSLPPREPPIRYRRSIPTHWLSLTLREGRNRQVRRMTAAVGFPTLRLVRVAIANLQLGDLAPGQWREILPSERQALWQSCGRRP, from the coding sequence ATGAACCATCGCTACATTCTCCTGTACAAGCCCTATCGGGTGCTTTGTCAGTTTCAAGATCAAGAGGGGCGATCAACCCTCAAAGATTACGTTCCCATTCCTGATATTTATCCCGCTGGCCGCCTCGACTACGACAGCGAGGGGCTGGTTCTCCTCACCAATGATGGCTGGTTGCAACACTGCTTGACGGATCCCCGCTATGGTCATCCGCGCACCTACTGGGTACAGGTGGAAGGTGAACCCAACCCCGCAGCCCTGACTGAGTTGGCCGAAGGCGTTGTCGTCCAAGGCTATCGCACGCGACCTGCGGTTGTCCAAGTACTGGAACAGGAACCCTCCTTACCCCCTAGGGAGCCACCCATTCGTTATCGTCGTTCTATTCCCACCCATTGGCTGAGTCTGACGTTGCGGGAAGGTCGCAATCGCCAAGTCCGCCGCATGACGGCTGCGGTAGGATTTCCCACCCTGCGCTTGGTACGGGTGGCGATCGCCAATTTGCAACTGGGTGACCTTGCCCCCGGACAGTGGCGAGAGATTCTGCCCTCAGAACGGCAAGCCCTTTGGCAATCCTGCGGTCGGCGACCTTAG
- a CDS encoding DevA family ABC transporter ATP-binding protein — protein MEPVIHIQGLNHYFGQGQLRKQILFDLCARIEAGEIVIMTGPSGSGKTTLLTLIGALRSAQEGSLRVLGQELRNATKEQQIQIRRQTGYIFQGHNLLHALTARQNVQMALDLQPHLSPQEVRERVEAMLCAVGLGERLDYYPHELSGGQKQRVAIARALVGHPKIVLADEPTAALDKKSGRDVVEIMRSLAREQGCTILIVTHDNRILDVADRIIHMEDGRLSETTIGLSA, from the coding sequence ATGGAGCCAGTGATCCACATTCAAGGCCTCAATCACTACTTTGGTCAGGGGCAACTGCGCAAGCAAATTCTCTTTGATCTCTGCGCTCGCATTGAGGCGGGTGAAATTGTGATCATGACGGGGCCTTCGGGGTCAGGGAAAACCACACTGTTAACCCTGATCGGTGCCTTGCGATCGGCACAAGAGGGCAGTCTGCGGGTTCTGGGTCAGGAGCTACGCAACGCCACAAAAGAGCAGCAGATTCAAATTCGGCGGCAAACGGGCTACATCTTCCAAGGGCACAATCTGCTCCATGCCTTGACGGCTCGCCAAAATGTGCAAATGGCGCTGGATTTGCAACCCCACCTCAGTCCACAGGAAGTTCGAGAGCGGGTGGAAGCCATGCTCTGTGCCGTTGGCCTTGGAGAGCGCCTTGACTACTATCCCCATGAACTTTCGGGGGGGCAAAAGCAACGGGTGGCGATCGCTCGCGCTCTCGTGGGACATCCCAAAATTGTCCTTGCCGATGAACCGACGGCTGCTCTCGATAAAAAATCCGGTCGCGATGTGGTGGAAATTATGCGTAGCCTTGCCCGCGAACAGGGCTGCACCATTTTAATTGTGACCCACGATAACCGTATTCTTGATGTCGCCGATCGCATCATTCACATGGAAGATGGCCGCCTCTCAGAAACCACAATTGGCCTTTCCGCCTAG
- the devC gene encoding ABC transporter permease DevC, translated as MIFAIPLAWLQLIRERIRLLVAIAGIAFAVVLMLMQFGFRDALFKAAVRFHESLNTDIVLISPQSTALIAMRSFPRRRLYQAAGFEGVESVSPLYLSFGLWRNPINKSTRQLMVIGVDPLAVSIAVSDTPHWQEAIKLADHVLFDAQSRAEFGPIPELYRQGEEVTTEVSGRKITVAGLFRMGANFGADGNLLTSDLNFLRLFPERHPGLIDVGLVRVQPGVNTKALARRMNASLGNDVLVMTREEFAEFERSYWEKSTSIGFIFSLGALMGFIVGSVIVYQILYTDVTDHLAEYATLKAMGYRDVFFYGVVMQESLILSCMGYVPGFIVSFLLYILIARATSLPVWMTVERASLVFTLTVLMCTLSGAIAMRRIQAADPADIF; from the coding sequence ATGATTTTTGCAATTCCCTTAGCTTGGCTACAACTGATTCGAGAGCGCATTCGCCTATTGGTGGCGATCGCGGGCATTGCCTTTGCAGTGGTGCTGATGCTGATGCAGTTTGGCTTTCGCGATGCCCTCTTTAAGGCGGCAGTGCGCTTCCACGAGAGCTTAAACACCGATATTGTCCTCATTAGTCCCCAGTCGACGGCGCTGATTGCCATGCGCAGCTTCCCGCGGCGGCGACTCTACCAAGCAGCGGGCTTTGAAGGGGTCGAGTCGGTTTCTCCCCTCTACCTGAGTTTTGGTCTCTGGCGCAATCCCATTAACAAAAGTACTCGCCAACTGATGGTGATTGGCGTCGATCCGCTGGCGGTGTCCATTGCCGTATCCGATACCCCCCACTGGCAAGAGGCGATTAAGCTAGCGGATCATGTTCTTTTTGATGCCCAATCCCGCGCTGAGTTTGGCCCGATTCCTGAGCTATACCGCCAGGGGGAAGAGGTCACGACCGAAGTCTCTGGCCGCAAAATCACCGTGGCAGGCTTGTTTCGCATGGGAGCCAACTTTGGTGCCGATGGTAATTTGCTCACGAGTGATTTGAACTTTTTGCGCCTTTTCCCCGAACGTCATCCGGGGCTGATCGATGTGGGTTTAGTACGGGTGCAGCCGGGGGTGAATACGAAAGCATTGGCACGGCGAATGAATGCTTCCCTCGGCAATGATGTACTGGTGATGACCCGTGAGGAGTTTGCTGAGTTTGAGCGCAGTTATTGGGAAAAGAGTACCTCCATTGGCTTTATTTTCTCCCTTGGTGCCCTGATGGGATTTATCGTTGGTTCCGTGATTGTCTATCAAATTCTCTACACCGATGTCACGGATCACTTGGCGGAGTATGCCACCCTCAAGGCCATGGGCTATCGCGATGTGTTCTTCTATGGCGTGGTCATGCAGGAGTCCTTGATTCTCTCCTGTATGGGCTATGTTCCAGGCTTTATCGTGTCATTTTTACTCTACATCCTGATTGCCAGAGCCACGTCACTGCCAGTGTGGATGACCGTAGAGCGCGCCAGTTTGGTCTTTACCCTCACGGTCTTAATGTGTACCCTTTCGGGAGCGATCGCCATGCGGCGGATCCAAGCGGCTGATCCTGCCGATATTTTCTAG
- a CDS encoding DNA-directed RNA polymerase subunit gamma has product MPRIEQRFDYVKVSLASPERIIQWGQRTLPNGQVVGEVTKPETINYRTLKPEMDGLFCERIFGPAKDWECHCGKYKRVRHRGIVCERCGVEVTESRVRRHRMGYIKLAAPVTHVWYLKGIPSYMAILLDMPLRDVEQIVYFNSYVVLNPGNHPSLSYKQLLSEDQWQEIEEEIYSEDSELEGIEVGIGAEAIQRLLQDLDLQKEADQLRQEILNSKGQKRAKLIKRLRVIDNFIATGAKPEWMVLTVIPVIPPDLRPMVQLDGGRFATSDLNDLYRRVINRNNRLARLQEILAPEIIVRNEKRMLQEAVDALIDNGRRGRTVVGANNRPLKSLSDIIEGKQGRFRQNLLGKRVDYSGRSVIVVGPKLQMHQCGLPREMAIELFQPFVIHRLIRQQIVNNIKAAKRMIQRNDPQIWDVLEEVIEGHPVLLNRAPTLHRLGIQAFEPILVEGRAIQLHPLVCPAFNADFDGDQMAVHVPLSIEAQAEARMLMLASNNILSPATGKPIITPSQDMVLGCYYLTAENPKLPDYSDRYYANFQDVVMAYEQGHLPLHAFVWVRYDGEVDDGDSSEPQITTYEDGSRLLEYSLRRVKEDANGQLISQYIRTTPGRIIYNQTIQEALAS; this is encoded by the coding sequence ATGCCCAGAATCGAGCAACGCTTTGATTATGTAAAAGTGTCTCTCGCGTCACCGGAGCGCATCATCCAATGGGGGCAGCGCACGCTCCCCAACGGTCAAGTGGTGGGCGAGGTGACTAAACCAGAAACCATTAACTATCGCACCCTCAAGCCAGAGATGGACGGCCTCTTCTGCGAGCGGATTTTTGGTCCTGCTAAGGATTGGGAGTGCCACTGCGGTAAATACAAGCGGGTGCGCCATCGTGGCATTGTCTGCGAACGTTGTGGCGTTGAAGTCACCGAATCGCGGGTGCGCCGCCATCGCATGGGCTACATTAAGTTGGCTGCCCCAGTGACCCATGTTTGGTATCTGAAGGGGATTCCCAGCTACATGGCGATCCTGCTGGATATGCCCCTGCGGGATGTGGAGCAAATTGTCTATTTCAATTCCTATGTAGTGCTCAATCCCGGCAATCACCCTAGCCTCAGCTACAAGCAGCTCCTAAGCGAAGATCAGTGGCAGGAAATTGAAGAAGAGATCTACAGCGAAGACTCGGAGCTAGAGGGTATTGAGGTGGGCATTGGGGCTGAAGCCATTCAACGCCTACTTCAGGATTTAGATCTGCAAAAAGAGGCCGACCAACTGCGGCAGGAAATCCTCAACTCCAAGGGGCAAAAACGCGCCAAGCTCATCAAACGGCTGCGGGTCATTGACAACTTCATTGCCACTGGAGCAAAGCCAGAGTGGATGGTTTTGACGGTAATTCCCGTGATTCCACCGGATCTGCGGCCAATGGTGCAGTTAGATGGTGGGCGCTTTGCCACCTCTGACCTGAATGACCTGTACCGCCGCGTCATTAACCGCAACAACCGCCTTGCCCGCCTGCAAGAGATTCTCGCCCCCGAGATTATTGTTCGGAATGAGAAGCGCATGCTTCAAGAGGCGGTGGATGCCCTGATTGATAATGGTCGTCGCGGTCGTACGGTAGTGGGCGCCAACAACCGTCCCCTGAAGTCCCTTTCCGACATTATTGAGGGGAAACAGGGTCGCTTCCGCCAAAACCTGCTGGGGAAACGGGTGGACTACTCCGGTCGTTCGGTGATTGTGGTGGGGCCAAAACTGCAAATGCACCAGTGCGGCCTGCCTCGGGAAATGGCCATTGAACTCTTCCAGCCCTTTGTGATTCACCGCTTGATTCGCCAACAAATTGTCAACAACATTAAGGCAGCGAAGCGGATGATCCAGCGCAATGACCCCCAAATTTGGGATGTGCTAGAGGAGGTGATTGAGGGTCACCCGGTGCTGCTCAACCGGGCGCCAACCCTCCACCGTTTGGGGATTCAGGCCTTTGAGCCAATTCTGGTGGAAGGGCGTGCCATTCAACTGCACCCCTTGGTGTGTCCTGCCTTCAACGCCGACTTTGACGGGGATCAAATGGCGGTGCACGTCCCCCTCTCGATTGAGGCCCAAGCGGAGGCGCGGATGCTGATGCTAGCCTCAAATAATATTCTGTCGCCGGCCACGGGCAAGCCGATTATTACCCCCAGCCAAGACATGGTTTTGGGCTGCTATTACTTGACAGCAGAAAATCCGAAGCTGCCAGATTATAGCGATCGCTACTATGCCAACTTCCAAGACGTGGTCATGGCCTACGAACAGGGACACTTGCCGCTCCATGCCTTTGTCTGGGTGCGCTACGACGGTGAGGTGGACGATGGCGACAGCAGTGAACCTCAGATTACGACCTATGAAGATGGTTCCCGTTTACTGGAGTATTCCCTGCGGCGAGTCAAGGAGGATGCCAACGGTCAACTGATTTCCCAATACATCCGCACCACCCCCGGTCGCATCATCTACAACCAAACGATTCAAGAAGCCCTAGCCAGTTAA
- a CDS encoding ABC exporter membrane fusion protein yields MGQPFLSKIGRPWLIGGAIAIGLGSLAFSLNYWQQRQRVNEEQAIQAALANPMSDRITALGRLEPEGEVVAVSAPSMTERLGQLLVREGDRVVAGQPLAYLDTYPERKAERDLAASQLQEARLRYEAETRLAVAQIAEAERRRDRANEPAIAAIQAQQATIQRIQAELETANREYQRFAQLFADGAVSQQDLDDRTVRVRSLQEELRNAQANLVRLQEERRTELATATAQIEAAQANLGRVQTQVQLLSAERNLQLAEARLERTIIRAPRNGRVLRIHTRAGETINERGILELGNTDQMYAVAEVYETDVPRVRVGQPAEIRSRALKAPITGRVAQVGLVVAKNDVTDTDPAAKTDARVVEVKIRLDNSEPVAGLTNMQVEIAIDPR; encoded by the coding sequence ATGGGACAGCCGTTTCTCAGCAAAATTGGTCGTCCATGGCTGATCGGGGGGGCGATCGCCATCGGATTAGGCAGCTTGGCATTCAGTTTGAACTATTGGCAGCAGCGTCAACGGGTCAATGAAGAACAGGCAATTCAGGCAGCCCTTGCCAATCCCATGAGCGATCGCATTACCGCCCTTGGCCGACTCGAACCGGAAGGGGAAGTGGTGGCGGTGAGTGCCCCCTCGATGACGGAGCGATTGGGACAGTTGTTAGTGCGCGAAGGCGATCGCGTGGTTGCCGGTCAACCCCTTGCCTATTTAGATACCTACCCGGAACGCAAAGCCGAACGGGACTTGGCGGCCAGTCAGTTGCAGGAAGCCCGCCTACGCTATGAGGCCGAAACCCGCCTAGCTGTTGCTCAAATTGCCGAAGCCGAACGCCGTCGCGATCGCGCCAATGAACCGGCCATTGCCGCCATTCAAGCCCAGCAGGCCACAATTCAACGCATTCAAGCGGAATTAGAGACCGCCAATCGCGAGTACCAGCGTTTTGCCCAACTCTTTGCCGATGGGGCAGTGTCGCAACAGGATCTCGACGATCGCACAGTTCGCGTCCGGAGCTTACAGGAAGAACTGCGCAACGCCCAAGCCAACCTTGTTCGCCTACAGGAGGAACGGCGTACGGAACTTGCCACCGCCACTGCTCAGATCGAAGCCGCCCAAGCCAATCTGGGACGGGTACAAACCCAAGTGCAGCTCCTCTCAGCAGAGCGCAATCTGCAGCTGGCAGAAGCCCGCCTTGAGCGCACCATTATTCGCGCCCCCCGCAATGGTCGGGTGCTGCGGATTCACACCCGTGCTGGCGAAACCATCAATGAACGCGGGATTCTCGAACTGGGCAACACCGATCAAATGTATGCCGTTGCTGAAGTCTATGAAACCGATGTTCCCCGTGTGCGGGTGGGTCAGCCCGCGGAAATTCGCAGTCGTGCCTTGAAGGCCCCCATTACCGGCCGCGTGGCGCAAGTGGGTTTGGTGGTGGCCAAGAATGACGTGACTGATACGGATCCAGCCGCCAAAACGGATGCGCGGGTTGTGGAAGTGAAAATTCGCCTTGACAACAGTGAGCCGGTGGCGGGTCTAACAAATATGCAAGTGGAAATTGCCATTGATCCACGCTGA